One window from the genome of Rhodobacteraceae bacterium S2214 encodes:
- a CDS encoding LacI family DNA-binding transcriptional regulator: MKRSPTMKDVAKAAGVSVMTVSRAFKLDASVGAGTRARIQETADALGYVFDSTAATLRAQRSNFVAVTIPSLNNANFATMVEALTGVLSAAGYQVLLGHTNYDMHREEELIADFLQRRPEAIVVTGGRHTARARKLLAAAGVPVFETWDLPDDPIGHVVGFSNRAVIAPLVDHLVGLGHSKIGFIGGDTDSDTRGIDRRVGFVAAMAGHGLDPARLIGSGAPQNPMQNGAKAMAALHDDWPDTTAVICVSDLVAFGALSECQRRGIAVPDDMAVVGFGAYDIAGACVPTLTTIDPRPNAIGQTTAQHVIAMMNGPQDKVMVGMDPVLRVGGSTLVQA; the protein is encoded by the coding sequence ATGAAACGCAGCCCCACGATGAAGGACGTCGCGAAAGCGGCGGGCGTTTCGGTCATGACCGTGAGCCGCGCGTTCAAGCTGGATGCTTCGGTCGGGGCGGGGACGCGCGCGCGCATTCAGGAAACGGCAGACGCATTGGGCTATGTGTTCGATAGCACTGCCGCGACGTTGCGGGCGCAGCGCAGCAACTTTGTCGCCGTGACGATCCCGTCGCTAAACAATGCGAACTTTGCAACCATGGTCGAGGCGCTGACGGGTGTTTTGTCGGCGGCAGGTTATCAAGTGCTGCTGGGGCACACGAACTATGACATGCACCGCGAAGAAGAACTGATCGCGGATTTTCTGCAACGCAGGCCGGAGGCGATTGTGGTCACAGGTGGGCGGCACACGGCGCGGGCACGCAAGCTGCTTGCCGCTGCTGGCGTGCCTGTGTTCGAGACGTGGGATTTGCCGGATGATCCAATTGGACATGTGGTGGGGTTTTCGAACCGCGCTGTGATCGCGCCGCTTGTGGATCATCTTGTGGGGCTTGGTCACAGCAAGATCGGGTTTATCGGCGGGGACACTGACAGTGATACACGGGGCATTGATCGGCGGGTGGGTTTTGTTGCGGCGATGGCTGGGCATGGGCTTGATCCGGCGCGGTTGATCGGTTCGGGTGCGCCGCAGAACCCTATGCAGAACGGGGCCAAAGCGATGGCCGCATTGCACGACGACTGGCCCGATACCACTGCCGTGATTTGTGTGTCTGATCTGGTGGCCTTTGGTGCCCTGTCAGAATGCCAGCGGCGCGGGATTGCGGTACCGGACGATATGGCTGTGGTCGGATTCGGGGCCTACGATATTGCAGGCGCTTGTGTCCCAACGCTGACGACGATTGATCCGCGACCAAATGCGATAGGGCAAACGACGGCGCAGCATGTGATCGCGATGATGAATGGGCCGCAGGATAAAGTGATGGTTGGGATGGACCCCGTGCTGCGGGTCGGTGGATCAACGTTGGTGCAGGCCTAG
- a CDS encoding Bax inhibitor-1/YccA family protein has protein sequence MAEYQTIQTAGGVRSAAIDEGLRAHMNKVYSTMSVGMLVTFAVAWAVGTSDALFSIFRDPNTLQPNILGWIAMFAPLGMVFAFGAAINKLSAAGAQLFFYAFAAVMGLSISWIFAAFTGMSVAQVFLITSISFAGLSLWGYTTKKDISAWGSFLIMGVIGLIVASIANLWFQSGAIAFAVSILGVLIFAGLTAYDTQKIKTDYIAHAAHGDKEWLAKSAIMGALNLYLDFINMFMFLLQLLGNRE, from the coding sequence ATGGCTGAATATCAAACAATCCAGACGGCGGGCGGGGTCCGCTCGGCGGCGATTGATGAAGGGCTTCGCGCCCACATGAACAAAGTCTACAGCACAATGTCTGTAGGTATGCTGGTCACATTCGCAGTGGCATGGGCCGTAGGCACTAGCGACGCGTTGTTCAGCATCTTCCGCGACCCAAACACATTGCAGCCAAACATTCTTGGCTGGATCGCAATGTTCGCACCGCTTGGCATGGTTTTTGCCTTCGGTGCCGCGATCAACAAATTGTCCGCTGCTGGCGCGCAATTGTTCTTCTACGCATTCGCAGCCGTAATGGGCCTGTCGATTTCTTGGATCTTCGCAGCCTTCACAGGCATGTCGGTGGCACAGGTGTTCCTGATCACATCGATCTCATTCGCGGGTCTGTCCCTTTGGGGCTACACCACGAAGAAAGACATCTCTGCATGGGGTAGCTTCCTCATCATGGGTGTGATCGGCCTGATCGTCGCGTCCATCGCGAACCTGTGGTTCCAGTCCGGCGCGATTGCGTTTGCTGTGTCCATCTTGGGTGTGCTGATCTTTGCAGGCTTGACTGCTTATGACACACAGAAGATCAAAACCGACTACATCGCGCATGCCGCACACGGCGACAAAGAATGGTTGGCAAAGTCTGCGATCATGGGTGCTTTGAACCTGTATCTCGACTTCATCAATATGTTCATGTTCCTTCTGCAGTTGCTCGGCAACCGCGAATAA
- a CDS encoding NADPH:quinone oxidoreductase family protein, which yields MRAYLVTDHEYPPSFADIEAPKPASGQVQLDIAACGLNFADLLMAKGTYQETPNVPFTLGMEVCGTVTALGEGVTSPAIGTRVVVFGGSGGLADKGVFKADLCREVPDNMPSSIAAGFMVAYGTSHLALTRRANLQAGETLLVLGAAGGVGLTAVEIGKALGATVIAVARGADKLAHAQAAGADHLIDSKVEDVKEAVKALGGADVVYDPVGGDLFDAALRACNREARVITIGFASGKVPQIPANIILVKNITVIGFYWGGYLSFCPDALTESMAELFQMYVDGKLKPHVSHVLPLDQAPDALELLRSRQSTGKVVVTP from the coding sequence ATGCGCGCATACCTTGTTACCGATCACGAATATCCACCGTCATTCGCCGATATCGAGGCCCCGAAACCTGCATCAGGACAGGTCCAGTTAGACATTGCGGCGTGCGGTTTGAACTTCGCCGATCTTTTGATGGCGAAGGGGACATATCAGGAAACACCTAACGTACCTTTCACCCTCGGTATGGAAGTCTGCGGCACAGTCACAGCACTTGGTGAAGGCGTCACATCGCCGGCCATCGGCACGCGTGTTGTCGTTTTCGGCGGATCGGGCGGGTTGGCTGACAAGGGCGTCTTTAAGGCTGATCTTTGCCGCGAAGTCCCTGATAACATGCCATCTTCCATCGCCGCCGGTTTCATGGTCGCCTATGGCACATCGCATTTGGCGCTGACGCGGCGGGCCAACTTACAGGCAGGCGAAACGCTGTTGGTTTTGGGGGCTGCGGGCGGCGTCGGCTTGACTGCCGTTGAAATTGGCAAAGCGCTTGGCGCGACTGTGATCGCCGTCGCGCGCGGCGCTGACAAGCTGGCTCATGCGCAAGCGGCGGGCGCGGACCACCTCATCGACAGCAAAGTTGAAGATGTCAAAGAAGCCGTCAAAGCGCTCGGCGGTGCCGATGTCGTCTACGATCCAGTGGGCGGCGACCTATTTGACGCAGCGTTACGCGCTTGCAACCGTGAAGCGCGCGTCATCACGATCGGTTTCGCAAGCGGCAAAGTGCCACAAATTCCGGCAAATATTATTTTGGTGAAAAATATCACCGTCATAGGGTTCTACTGGGGCGGGTATTTAAGCTTTTGCCCGGATGCTTTGACCGAAAGCATGGCAGAATTGTTCCAGATGTACGTGGACGGGAAATTGAAACCCCACGTCAGCCATGTCCTTCCGCTTGATCAAGCACCGGACGCATTGGAACTTTTGCGCAGCCGCCAATCTACAGGCAAAGTCGTCGTCACCCCATAA
- a CDS encoding helix-turn-helix transcriptional regulator has product MSHPVDVHVGKRIRHRRWMNGTTQQQLAEKVGIKFQQIQKYETGMNRVSASRLWDIANVLGVPVSFFFEGIEDAGNPVETGAADMPSDILTDKEALELLRSYYAIPENQRRRLFDLARVLSEAA; this is encoded by the coding sequence ATGAGTCACCCAGTAGACGTACATGTCGGGAAACGCATTCGCCACCGCCGGTGGATGAACGGGACAACACAACAACAGCTTGCCGAAAAAGTCGGCATTAAATTCCAACAGATTCAAAAGTATGAGACCGGAATGAACCGCGTCAGCGCATCCCGCCTTTGGGATATCGCAAACGTGTTGGGCGTACCTGTGTCATTTTTCTTTGAAGGCATCGAAGATGCTGGCAACCCAGTGGAAACTGGCGCCGCAGATATGCCTTCTGATATTTTGACCGACAAAGAAGCGCTCGAATTGCTGCGGTCATACTACGCGATCCCAGAGAATCAGCGCCGTCGCTTGTTTGATCTTGCGCGCGTACTCAGCGAAGCAGCTTAA
- the hisN gene encoding histidinol-phosphatase, protein MDTKTQNDLVRVAHLLADAARPETLKHFRRTDLSTDNKDVDGYDPVTIADKAAEQVMRAVLAEERPDDGILGEEFGTKPGTSGFTWVLDPIDGTRGYVSGTPTWGILISVADATGPLFGVIDQPYINERFVGGFGQSSMTGPLGERPLGTRKSVAIDEARLLTTFPEVGTAADEKAFRKVAEQVQLTRYGMDCYGYALLAAGQVDLVIEAGLHPYDIHAPIAVIKAAGGVVSNWQGGAAHNGGRVVAAANSEIHALALSILQDSIDG, encoded by the coding sequence ATTGATACCAAAACTCAAAACGATCTTGTACGTGTCGCGCACCTGTTGGCAGACGCCGCCAGACCAGAAACGCTAAAGCATTTTAGACGGACCGACCTTTCGACTGACAACAAAGACGTCGATGGATACGATCCGGTCACAATCGCCGATAAAGCCGCCGAACAGGTCATGCGCGCAGTACTCGCGGAGGAACGGCCGGACGACGGTATTCTAGGCGAAGAATTCGGCACAAAACCCGGCACATCCGGTTTCACGTGGGTTCTTGACCCGATTGACGGGACGCGCGGCTACGTCAGTGGCACCCCGACTTGGGGCATTCTGATTTCAGTTGCCGACGCGACTGGCCCATTGTTTGGAGTGATTGATCAACCTTACATTAATGAGCGTTTTGTCGGTGGATTTGGTCAGTCGTCGATGACTGGACCACTTGGGGAACGTCCGCTTGGAACACGGAAATCGGTTGCGATTGACGAAGCGCGTTTGCTGACGACATTCCCTGAAGTCGGGACAGCAGCGGACGAAAAAGCATTTCGCAAAGTCGCGGAGCAGGTCCAGCTGACACGTTACGGGATGGATTGTTACGGCTACGCATTGCTGGCGGCGGGTCAGGTCGATCTTGTGATCGAAGCGGGTCTTCATCCGTATGATATCCACGCGCCAATCGCTGTGATCAAAGCTGCGGGCGGTGTTGTTTCGAATTGGCAGGGCGGTGCTGCGCATAATGGCGGGCGCGTTGTTGCGGCTGCAAATAGCGAAATTCATGCATTGGCGCTATCCATTCTTCAGGACAGTATTGATGGCTAA
- a CDS encoding 8-oxoguanine deaminase, producing the protein MANTLIRNAQIVLTMNDDRAEISECDIHINDGVIAAVGPNLSVADAEIVNAAGCVVTPGLVNTHHHLYQTLTRAVPGGQDALLFGWLQTLYPIWSKFGPEEMFVSAQIGLAELALSGCTMTSDHLYLYPNGSRLDDTIAAAAEVGMRFHPTRGAMSIGESDGGLPPDHLVENEAAILNDSIRVIDAFHDPNPGAMVRVGVAPCSPFSVSRELMRDAAILARDKGVMMHTHLAENDEDIAYSLSQFGCRPGQYAEDLGWTGDDVWHAHCVKLDDREIDLFARSRTGVAHCPCSNCRLGSGIAPVRAMRDAGVPVGLGVDGSASNDVGNLMSEARQTMLLQRVANGADAMSAREALEIATRGGAQVLGRDDCGQVAVGKRADIAIWDVSGVESAGSWDPAALILAGPAKVRDLFVEGRQIVADTRMVSFGLNEAIVRQNKLARKLAEL; encoded by the coding sequence ATGGCTAACACGCTGATAAGGAACGCCCAGATTGTTCTGACGATGAACGATGACAGGGCGGAAATTTCAGAGTGCGACATTCATATCAACGATGGCGTTATTGCGGCGGTCGGCCCGAATCTGTCTGTGGCGGACGCCGAGATTGTAAATGCCGCAGGCTGCGTTGTGACGCCGGGGTTGGTGAACACGCATCATCATTTGTACCAGACGCTGACCCGTGCGGTGCCCGGTGGGCAAGATGCGTTGCTGTTTGGGTGGCTGCAAACGCTCTATCCGATTTGGTCTAAGTTTGGACCTGAAGAGATGTTCGTTTCCGCCCAGATCGGGTTGGCTGAATTGGCCTTGTCCGGTTGTACGATGACGTCGGATCACCTGTACCTTTATCCCAACGGGTCCCGATTGGACGACACGATTGCCGCTGCCGCAGAGGTCGGCATGCGGTTTCACCCGACGCGTGGCGCGATGAGCATCGGGGAAAGCGACGGTGGCCTGCCGCCTGACCATCTGGTGGAAAATGAAGCTGCGATTCTGAACGACAGTATTCGTGTGATTGATGCGTTTCACGACCCAAATCCGGGGGCGATGGTGCGCGTCGGTGTGGCGCCCTGTTCCCCGTTTTCGGTAAGCCGCGAATTGATGCGCGACGCTGCTATTCTGGCGCGGGACAAGGGCGTGATGATGCACACGCATCTGGCTGAAAACGATGAAGATATCGCTTATTCGCTGTCTCAATTCGGGTGCCGCCCGGGGCAATATGCCGAAGATTTAGGTTGGACCGGCGATGATGTTTGGCATGCGCATTGTGTTAAATTGGATGACCGCGAGATTGATTTGTTTGCGCGTAGCCGGACCGGCGTCGCGCATTGCCCATGTTCGAATTGCCGCCTTGGGTCCGGGATCGCACCTGTGCGTGCGATGCGGGATGCAGGCGTGCCTGTTGGGCTGGGTGTCGATGGATCGGCGAGCAACGATGTCGGCAATCTGATGTCAGAGGCCCGTCAGACGATGTTGCTGCAACGCGTCGCAAACGGCGCTGATGCGATGAGCGCGCGTGAAGCGCTTGAAATTGCCACACGTGGTGGTGCGCAGGTTTTGGGGCGCGATGATTGCGGTCAGGTTGCAGTTGGCAAACGCGCGGACATTGCGATTTGGGACGTGAGCGGCGTCGAAAGTGCGGGTAGCTGGGACCCTGCAGCGCTGATTTTGGCCGGACCAGCGAAAGTTCGCGATCTTTTTGTCGAAGGTCGGCAAATCGTGGCTGACACAAGAATGGTTTCATTCGGTCTTAATGAAGCCATCGTAAGACAGAATAAGTTAGCGCGAAAGCTGGCTGAACTCTGA
- a CDS encoding CAP domain-containing protein: MRILMMMGLCASLMGCIIVPVPVTVSSGSYRPSEAPLAATAPAIAAFDRQFAALRAQNGLPPLRSNAGLDASALAHSVDMRAYNYVSHEDRSGLRAQGRVHRAGVTRCGIGENIAQGQKSVEEAIAAWMNSPGHRRNMLNRNYASYGIGRAGDYWTLVFALPC, translated from the coding sequence ATGCGAATTTTGATGATGATGGGCCTGTGTGCCTCTTTGATGGGCTGCATTATTGTGCCTGTTCCCGTGACCGTATCCTCGGGGTCGTATCGCCCGAGCGAGGCACCATTGGCCGCAACCGCCCCCGCGATTGCCGCGTTTGATCGTCAATTTGCAGCTTTGCGTGCCCAAAATGGATTGCCGCCGTTGCGGTCTAATGCGGGGCTTGATGCGTCTGCATTGGCGCATAGTGTCGACATGCGGGCGTATAACTACGTTTCCCATGAAGATCGCAGTGGTCTACGGGCGCAGGGCCGCGTGCATCGTGCGGGTGTCACGCGGTGTGGGATCGGCGAAAACATCGCGCAGGGCCAGAAATCTGTCGAAGAAGCGATCGCTGCTTGGATGAATTCGCCAGGCCATCGCCGCAACATGTTGAACCGCAACTACGCCAGCTATGGTATTGGTCGGGCAGGGGATTACTGGACGCTTGTGTTCGCGCTGCCTTGTTAA
- the guaD gene encoding guanine deaminase, with protein MKQYLLLGQTLSFSGNPLLTPWENVTHHNSAGGVLITGDRITAVDNADTLKRAHPDATIVDYGDALIHAGFVDAHMHYPQTRMIASWGKQLIDWLNTYTFPEESRFGDRAYADAVAADTLDLALAHGTTTLTSFCTIHPESVDAFFGAAAQRSMAVVAGKTCMDRNAPDTLVDTVQSAYDDSKALLEKWHGTGRATYAITPRFSPTSTPDQLQALGDLWAENPDCLMQTHLSEQLPEIAWVKDLYPSSRDYLDTYETHGLLGAKGLYGHSIYLEPREIDRLAEFGAAVVHCPTSNTFIGSGLCDVLGLARAGVAMGLATDTGGGSSFSMLRTMAAAYEIGQLRGDVLHAAQLMWLATEGSAATLHQSGEIGHLGTGAMADITVLDLAATPLIAQRVKSAENVWDQLFPTIMMGDDRSIKDVWVAGSRVT; from the coding sequence ATGAAACAATATCTTCTTCTTGGACAAACACTATCGTTCTCGGGCAATCCATTGCTGACGCCATGGGAAAATGTGACGCATCACAATAGCGCAGGCGGTGTGCTGATCACTGGTGACCGGATTACGGCAGTGGACAATGCCGACACGCTGAAACGCGCCCATCCCGACGCTACAATTGTTGATTATGGCGACGCGTTGATCCACGCTGGATTTGTCGATGCGCACATGCATTATCCGCAAACGCGGATGATCGCGAGCTGGGGCAAACAGCTGATCGATTGGCTCAACACCTACACGTTTCCAGAAGAATCCCGCTTTGGTGATCGCGCTTATGCCGATGCCGTGGCCGCCGACACGCTTGATCTGGCGCTGGCGCACGGCACGACAACGCTGACCAGTTTCTGCACCATTCATCCTGAAAGCGTCGACGCATTCTTCGGGGCTGCCGCCCAACGTAGTATGGCTGTGGTCGCAGGTAAAACCTGCATGGATCGCAACGCGCCTGACACTTTGGTCGACACGGTGCAGTCAGCCTATGACGACAGCAAAGCGCTGCTGGAAAAGTGGCACGGCACAGGTCGCGCGACGTACGCGATCACCCCGCGCTTTTCACCGACATCCACGCCCGACCAATTGCAGGCATTGGGCGATCTGTGGGCTGAAAACCCTGACTGCCTGATGCAAACACATCTCAGCGAACAACTGCCTGAAATCGCGTGGGTCAAGGATCTGTATCCATCGTCACGCGACTACCTTGATACCTACGAAACACACGGTCTGTTGGGGGCAAAGGGGCTTTACGGCCATTCGATCTACCTTGAACCGCGAGAAATTGATCGCTTGGCAGAGTTTGGCGCAGCCGTCGTCCACTGCCCGACATCAAATACCTTCATCGGATCGGGCCTATGCGATGTGCTTGGCTTGGCCCGCGCGGGCGTGGCGATGGGGCTGGCAACGGACACAGGGGGTGGGTCATCATTTTCGATGCTCCGCACGATGGCCGCGGCCTACGAAATCGGCCAATTGCGCGGCGACGTCTTGCATGCTGCCCAATTGATGTGGCTCGCGACCGAAGGATCGGCGGCGACGCTGCATCAATCAGGTGAGATCGGGCACCTCGGGACAGGTGCCATGGCCGATATCACCGTACTTGACCTTGCCGCGACCCCGCTGATCGCCCAACGGGTCAAATCAGCGGAAAACGTTTGGGATCAGCTATTTCCGACCATCATGATGGGGGACGACCGGTCCATCAAAGATGTATGGGTGGCAGGTTCCCGCGTGACTTAA
- the mgtE gene encoding magnesium transporter: MTDSDQFTPDAEDEAFGINDLFVDEVLEAIENHDSVALDGMLEDVHPADIAHLIEVIDGRRRTELLTLWKGGLDGEVLSELDENLREEVIDSLAPAELVEAVRELDSDDVVDLVEDLGSEQQEAVLGALDAPDRVAVEKALAYPEESAGRHMQVELVRAPTHWNVGEAIDYLRSDDNTLPDQFYHLILVDPRMKAVGYVTLGRILSTRRDVKLLDIAEDSFRTFNVNQDVEEVANAINHYHMITAPVVDDDDRIVGVITIDDAMAFIEEEAEEDLMRLAGVGEGSLSDRVIDTTKQRFPWLAVNLVTAIFASLVISLFEGTLQQSVALAVLMPIVASMGGNAGTQSLTVAVRALATRDLTSSNVWRVIRREALVGLINGAIFAVVMGVIGAVWFGTPMLGVVIAAAMVINLIVAGLAGTMVPVVLEKVGVDPALASGAFVTTVTDVVGFFAFLGLAAMWLL; the protein is encoded by the coding sequence ATGACAGACTCAGACCAATTCACGCCAGACGCCGAAGACGAAGCATTCGGTATCAACGACTTATTCGTCGACGAAGTTCTTGAAGCGATTGAAAACCACGATTCCGTCGCCTTGGACGGGATGTTGGAAGACGTCCACCCTGCCGACATCGCGCATTTGATCGAAGTGATCGACGGCCGTCGCCGGACCGAATTGCTGACGCTTTGGAAAGGCGGGCTCGACGGTGAAGTGCTGTCAGAACTGGACGAAAACCTACGCGAAGAGGTGATCGACAGCCTGGCACCCGCCGAATTGGTCGAAGCGGTGCGCGAGTTGGACAGCGATGACGTTGTTGATCTGGTCGAAGATCTGGGGTCAGAGCAACAAGAAGCCGTTCTGGGTGCGCTGGACGCCCCTGATCGTGTCGCGGTCGAAAAGGCGTTGGCCTATCCCGAAGAATCCGCTGGTCGTCACATGCAGGTGGAATTGGTGCGTGCGCCGACCCATTGGAATGTGGGCGAGGCGATTGATTACCTGCGATCCGACGACAACACTTTGCCGGACCAGTTTTATCATTTGATCCTTGTTGACCCACGGATGAAGGCGGTAGGTTATGTGACACTTGGCCGGATTTTGTCGACCCGCCGCGACGTGAAACTGCTTGATATCGCAGAGGATAGTTTCCGCACCTTCAACGTGAACCAAGACGTGGAAGAGGTCGCGAATGCGATCAACCACTACCACATGATCACGGCCCCAGTGGTGGATGATGACGACCGGATCGTCGGTGTGATCACGATTGATGACGCGATGGCGTTTATCGAAGAAGAGGCCGAAGAAGATTTGATGCGCTTGGCTGGCGTTGGCGAAGGCAGCTTGTCTGACAGGGTGATCGACACCACGAAACAGCGGTTTCCGTGGCTGGCTGTTAACCTTGTTACCGCGATTTTTGCGTCGCTGGTGATTTCGTTGTTCGAAGGCACGTTGCAGCAATCTGTGGCGCTGGCTGTCCTAATGCCCATCGTGGCGTCGATGGGCGGGAACGCTGGTACGCAATCGTTGACGGTGGCGGTGCGCGCACTTGCGACGCGTGATTTGACCAGTTCAAACGTGTGGCGGGTTATCCGCCGCGAAGCGTTGGTCGGCCTGATCAACGGCGCAATTTTTGCGGTTGTGATGGGCGTAATTGGCGCGGTTTGGTTTGGCACGCCGATGTTGGGTGTCGTGATCGCAGCGGCGATGGTGATTAACTTAATCGTGGCAGGCTTAGCCGGCACGATGGTCCCCGTGGTGTTGGAAAAAGTAGGGGTCGATCCCGCGCTGGCGTCCGGTGCCTTTGTGACGACGGTGACGGATGTTGTTGGTTTCTTTGCCTTTTTGGGGCTGGCTGCGATGTGGTTGTTGTAA
- a CDS encoding 5-formyltetrahydrofolate cyclo-ligase: protein MDLSDVKVKARKAAFARRKIAHDLGQGTAGYLSEVLAGYRGVPVAGYMAMRTEIDPSAAMEEAAAHGPVGVPVIIGAGEPLKFRQWTPDSIMVPGTYGAAIPETGDWITPEIVIVPLVAFDRAGGRLGYGGGFYDRTLEQLRAKQPTLAIGFAYADQEADNLPLEATDQPLDLIVTERGVIQP from the coding sequence ATGGATCTGTCGGACGTAAAAGTAAAAGCACGCAAAGCCGCCTTTGCCCGTCGTAAGATCGCACATGATCTGGGGCAGGGTACTGCTGGATATCTGTCAGAGGTTTTGGCGGGCTACCGCGGCGTGCCTGTCGCCGGTTATATGGCGATGCGGACTGAAATTGACCCAAGTGCTGCGATGGAAGAAGCCGCCGCACATGGACCCGTTGGCGTTCCGGTGATTATCGGCGCGGGGGAACCGCTGAAGTTCCGGCAATGGACGCCGGACAGTATCATGGTGCCGGGCACATATGGTGCGGCAATTCCTGAAACGGGTGACTGGATCACCCCCGAAATCGTGATTGTCCCTTTGGTGGCTTTCGATAGGGCCGGCGGGCGTTTGGGATACGGCGGCGGTTTTTATGACCGGACGCTGGAACAATTGCGGGCAAAACAGCCGACGCTTGCGATCGGTTTTGCCTACGCGGATCAAGAGGCGGATAATTTGCCGTTGGAAGCCACGGACCAGCCGCTGGATTTGATTGTGACTGAACGTGGTGTGATCCAACCCTAG
- a CDS encoding TIGR00282 family metallophosphoesterase — MKILFLGDVMGRAGRAAITEHLPRLRAEWALDFVVVNGENATSGMGLSGAHAELIFAAGADVVTLGDHAFDQKDMLTYIEKETRIIRPMNFSKKAPGIGARVFEATRGRKVLVTQVLGQVFMKRPFDDPFSALDATLRQYPIGGQVQASLVDIHCEATSEKMAVGHFCDGRASIVVGTHTHVPTADAMILPRGTAYLSDAGMCGDYDSVIGMEKEEPLRRFITGMPKARFTPAADEATLSGLYVETDDLTGKATRVEMVRQGGRLAQAGPA; from the coding sequence ATGAAAATACTGTTTCTTGGCGACGTTATGGGTCGCGCGGGCCGTGCGGCCATCACTGAACATCTGCCACGTTTGCGGGCGGAATGGGCGCTCGATTTTGTTGTTGTGAACGGCGAAAATGCGACTTCTGGCATGGGCCTGTCCGGCGCGCATGCCGAACTGATTTTTGCGGCTGGTGCAGATGTTGTGACCTTGGGCGATCATGCCTTCGATCAAAAGGACATGCTGACTTATATCGAGAAAGAAACGCGGATCATCCGTCCGATGAATTTCTCGAAAAAGGCACCGGGCATTGGCGCGCGCGTGTTCGAAGCTACCCGTGGGCGCAAAGTGTTGGTCACGCAGGTACTGGGCCAAGTTTTCATGAAACGCCCCTTTGATGACCCGTTTTCTGCCCTTGATGCGACGCTGCGCCAGTATCCGATTGGCGGTCAGGTTCAAGCCAGCCTTGTTGATATCCACTGCGAAGCGACATCGGAAAAGATGGCCGTTGGTCATTTCTGCGATGGGCGTGCCAGCATCGTTGTAGGTACGCATACACATGTGCCGACAGCTGACGCGATGATCTTGCCGCGTGGGACTGCGTATTTGTCGGATGCGGGCATGTGTGGCGATTATGATTCCGTGATCGGCATGGAAAAAGAAGAACCGCTTCGTCGCTTTATCACAGGCATGCCCAAGGCGCGGTTCACCCCTGCGGCGGACGAGGCCACGCTGAGCGGTCTATATGTCGAAACCGATGATCTGACAGGCAAGGCCACGCGCGTTGAAATGGTGCGCCAAGGTGGACGGCTTGCCCAAGCGGGACCTGCCTGA